The Lycium barbarum isolate Lr01 chromosome 9, ASM1917538v2, whole genome shotgun sequence genome has a segment encoding these proteins:
- the LOC132611793 gene encoding uncharacterized protein LOC132611793: MAKRDDLVEISALPEEVTGFKQAKTIFLIQMLKPIAMLIMLFNLNFACLPKGSVEPRPEPAAEPTAPVPEFDSAGDASSKETPLKRTKRSGHAPTAEVEQRDEPVPETEAPLDTGSLPAGDPASTSEAPAPTEAAGVVPASEAPAPAETTGAVPASPTPASRSDNFDDMFSDTPPTIGEAFAFGNLPIPRVTRAASRSTDTGARDSLSVVLVNEAFIHAQQEVDDLKGQLDAQGWKTEKFQHLLQVNEDELNRATALSNLRPKLEAAKAENLWLKDELAGMVEKNQLLEANKVGLSQDNARFSSKVGELEGTISRLREELDSAKIDAVNMAERHQLLESENAEYKDKLRVFMQKAEDRAQICDELKTKFEETAEANDILKAELESDTQVQRILYVERSELVDKLAQAEADLAKLLKNVEATEAHTTIAVEYERWKSWRATLEQAQQGFRDLPTLILEAKKTEEEAKRSLDTDSEDSEQTVSERSGSSCTG, from the exons ATGGCTAAAAGAGATGATTTGGTTGAAATTAGTGCTCTTCCGGAAGAAGTAACTG GTTTCAAACAGGCCAAGACCATCTTCCTCATCCAAATGTTGAAACCCATCGCAATGCTAATCATGCTGTTCAACCTGAATTTTGCTT gtttacccaagggttCGGTAGAGCCCAGACCGGAGCCAGCAGCCGAGCCAACTGCGCCGGTTCCTGAATTTGATTCAGCGG gtgatgcttcgtCCAAGGAGACCCCCCTGAAAAGGACCAAAAGGTCCGGACATGCACCAACTGCCGAGGTCGAACAGAGGGATGAGCCGGTTCCCGAAACCGAGGCTCCACTGGATACCGGTTCACTTCCCGCTGGGGACCCAGCTTCAACATCCGAGGCACCTGCCCCTACCGAGGCTGCTGGTGTTGTTCCGGCATCCGAAGCACCTGCTCCTGCCGAGACTACTGGTGCTGTTCCGGCTTCCCCCACTCCAGCTTCGAGGTCGGATAactttgatgatatgttctcggATACTCCTCCTACTATCGGGGAAGCTTTCGCTTTTGGAAatctccctatccctcgagtCACGAGGGCAGCTAGCCGGTCCACCGATACCGGTGCAAGAGATAGCCTT AGCGTGGTGCTCGTTAATGAGGCCTTCATCCATGCCCAGCAAGAGGTTGACGACCTTAAAGGCCAGCTGGACGCCCAGGGTTGGaaaacggagaagttccagcatCTTTTGCAAGTGAATGAGGATGAGTTGAACCGAGCAACTGCCCTTTCCAATCTTCGACCCAAGCTCGAAGCGGCGAAGGCCGAAAACCTTTGGTTAAAGGATGAGCTGGCCGGGATGGTCGAAAAGAACCAGCTCCTTGAAGCGAacaaggtcggccttagccaagaTAATGCTCGTTTCTCCTCAAAGGTTGGTGAACTCGAGGGTACTATATCTCGACTTCGGGAAGAGCTTGACTCGGCCAAGATTGACGCTGTgaacatggccgagaggcatcaaTTGCTTGAGTCCGAGAATGCTGAGTACAAGGACAAGTTGAGGGTATTCATGCAGAAAGCTGAGGATAGGGCCCAAATATGCGACGAGCTCAAGACCAAGTTCGAGGAGACAGCTGAGGCCAATGACATCCtgaaggccgagctcgagtcggatACTCAAGTTCAAAGAATCCTCTATGTCGAGAGATCCGAATTGGTTGACAAATTGGCCCAAGCTGAGGCCGACCTGGCGAAACTCCTTAAGAATGTGGAAGCTACCGAGGCTCATACCACAATTGCAGTGGAGTATGAGCGGTGGAAGTCCTGGAGGGCCACCCTCGAGCAAGCTCAACAAGGTTTTAGGGACCTTCCGACCTTGATACTTGAAGCCAAAAAGACCGAGGAGGAAGCCAAAAGATCCCTTGATACCGATTCCGAGGATTCCGAGCAGACAGTATCCGAGCGTTCTGGTTCTAGCTGCACCGGATAG